The genomic segment CTTATTCACAAGCAGAGAAAGAGTTTGTTTTAAATTACATCTGTTCCATCATTATGCGTTGGTTTCTGCGGATCGCTTTTGCTCTTTTCATTTTCTTTTTCACGGATGGTGGAGTGTAAAAAGTTCTTCGCTTATATTCGCGCAGGATTCCTGCCTGCTCATATTTTTTCTTGAACCTTTTTAATGCCTTGTCAAGTGATTCTCCTTCTTGAACTATTATGCCTACCAATTTTATCACCTCGCTTTTTTTATTGTTTAAAGTTTTCAACAAGTTTTTTTTGACCAATTTTTTCAAACTCAACAACGATTATGCTGTAGCCACTTGAGGATACTTCTTTCTTCTTGACTCTTCCGTAGTCCTGCCATTCTGTGTGGTAAATTAATTCTCCAACTTCATATGTTTCCTCTGCTGAATAAATTCTGTAATTTTCCTGCGAAGTTTCATTTTGTTGTAGGTTTAGCTCTTCTGTGGAAACGAGGACAACATGTTTACATTTTTGACAAACATACCAAAGCTTGCTATCCGGTTCAGCTTCAAAGTTCCCTCTGAACTTGAACTTTTGCTTGCCTCCACAATACTCGCAAAATCGCGATATTTGCCTTGGAATCTTCATTGCGAAAAATTTAATGATTTATTGTATCGTTAAAAATATAAAAAAAAATTGCAAATATATCAAGCGATTTTTGGGGCAGTGAGAAAACAAAATTAAGATGGGGGTTCCCTTTCGTTCAAGCGAATGCTTATAAGTAAAATACGGGTGTAGATAAATGAGCACTGGTTTAAACTTTTTTCTGAGTCACTCTTTCAACATATTTCATTGTTTCAACATCAACTCTTACAATTTCACCTTCTTTGATAAATTGTGGGACGAGGATTTCCATGCCGTTTTCAAGCGTTGCGCTTTTCATTGTGTTATCTTGTGCTTCTTTAACGCCAGATCCTGTTAGGATAACTTTAAGGTCAACCGTTTTTGGAGATCTAACGCTAACGGGCTGTTCACCGAGAAATTCAACATCTACTTTTGTTCCTTCTTTTAGAAATTTTGCGAAGTTCCCCAATGATTCTTTCGGCACTCCGACTTGTTCATAAGTTTGCGGATCCATAAAGTAATACAAATCTCCATCGTTGTAAATATACTCCATTGGTTTTCTTATAAGTTCAACATCTTCAATTTTTTCATCTGTTCTAAATCTTCTTTCCGTATAATGTCCAGTTGAAAGGTTCAAAAGTCGTGCTGATACGAAACCTTGCATTTGTCCGCTTCCAGCGTGGACCTTTGCCTCAATGACTTTGTAAATCGTTCCCTCAATTCTAATTGCCATACCTTCCCTTAATTCAGTTGCGATTACCATAGCTTTACCTCCTGTTATTTTTGGCGGAGTTTCCTTTTTAAAAATATAGTTTTGGTTGAGTTTATTTGCAAATAGAAATCCGCTTGTTTAATTTTTTCAAAAAAATTTTTCTTAACGATGATAAGAATTTTAACAGCTGGCGAATCGCACGGTCAAGCACTTATTGGAATTGTTGAAGGCATCCCAGCTGGACTTGAGATAAATGCTGACTATATAAACTTTCATCTAAAAAGAAGACAAATGGGCTATGGGCGCGGGGGAAGAATGAGAATTGAGAATGACAAAGTTGAAATTATCTCTGGCGTAAGGTATGGGAAAACAATCGGAAGCCCAATAGCATTGATGATAAAAAATCGTGATTGGGAAAATTGGAAAGAGAAGATGTCAATAGAGAAAGCTAGCGATGATGTTGAAAAGATAACAATTCCTCGTCCTGGTCACGCTGACTTTGCAGGATATTTTAAATATGGTTTTGACGATATAAGAAATGTAATTGAAAGGGCGAGCGCAAGGGAGACAGCTATAAGGGTGGCGTGTTGCTCAATCGCAAGAAAATTGCTTGAAGAACTTGGAATTTTCATCGGAAGCCATGTTATTCAGATAGGATATGCTGGATTTGATGATAGAAATAAACTTGAGAAACGAGTTCTTAAAATAATTCGCAAATCCAAAGGTGCTTTTGAATTGAGTTTATTAGCTGATAAATCTGAAGTGAGATGTATTGATAAGGTTGTTGGGGAAAAGATGGTAAATGTTATAAGAGAGGCGATGAAAAATGGTGATACAGTTGGTGGAATTTTTGAAGTTTTCATTACAGGCTTACCAGTTGGGCTTGGAAGTTATGTTCAATGGGATAGAAAGATTGATGGGCTATTGGCGCAGGCAATTATGTCAATCCAAGCTGTTAAAGGTGTTGAGATAGGACCGGCGTTTGAGAATGCGACAAAATTTGGCTCGGAGGTGCATGATGAAATTTTTGTAAAAGATGGAGTAATTTATCGTAAAACAAACCGTGCTGGCGGAATAGAAGGTGGGATGACAAACGGTCAACCAATAGTTTTAAGAGTTGCGATGAAGCCAATCTCAACAGTTATTAAAGGATTGATGAGTGTTGATTTAAAGTCGCTAAAACAAACGAAGTCAAGATATGAGCGTTCCGATTTTTGCGCAGTTCCATCTGCAAGTGTAATAGCCGAATCCGTAGTTGCTCCAATTATTGCAAACGCTGTCCTTGAAAAATTTGGAGGGGATAGCATTCGTGAGCTGAAGAAGAATTACAAGAACGCTGTTTTTATCGTTTGGTAATTTATGGTTAATTTGATTTGATAATTTTGAAACAACTGATTATATTTTTTCAGATGCCAAACAAAAACAAATTAAGGAAATCCTCATATGGCAGAAACGCTTGATGCACTTGGAATGATTGAAACAAAAGGACTTGTCGGAGCAATTGAAGCAGCTGACGCAATGTGTAAAGCTGCTAAAGTAACTTTAATTGGAAAGGAAGTTATCGGCGGTGGCTATGTCACAGTTATGGTTCGTGGTGATGTCGGCGCTGTGAAGGCAGCGGTTGACGCAGGTGCAGCAGCTGCTCAAAGAGTTGGAGAACTTGTCTCAGTCCATGTCATACCAAGACCTCATGCTGATGTTGAACTTATTTTACCGAAGCGACCCGAGGGAAAGTAAAAACTTAACACAAGGTTTAAACTATGATTGAATATGCCCTTGGAATGATAGAAACAAGGGGACTTGTAGCTGCCATTGAGGCAGCTGATGCAGCTTGTAAAGCTGCAAATGTCAAATTAGTCGGGAAGGAATATATCGGGGGTGGATATGTCACAATTAAAATAATTGGTGAAGTTGCTGCGGTTAAAGCAGCGGTTGACGCAGGTGCAGCAGCTGCTCAAAGAGTTGGAGAACTTGTCTCAGTCCATGTCATACCAAGACCAATTGATGATCTTGAAATGTTAATTTATCCTGAAAAATTATCTGATATCTCAAGTGGAAAAGCACAGATTGATCCTGTTGACCTTCCAGAAGCAAATTCTCCAGATGAGCTTCGCTCCTATCTTGAAAATTTTAGTGTGATGCAACTTAGATCAATAGCGAGAAAAATTGAGGAAATTGAATTAACAGGTCGTGAAATTTCAAAGGCGACCAAGGAAGAATTAATTGAAAAAATTATAAAAGCGAAGTTTGGCTGAAATTAGATGAAAAACTATGTTTCATTCGTCCTTTCGGTTTTTTTTGCTTTCTTTCTCTGGGTTATTGTTAATCTTAATGGAGAGTATGAGGAAAATTTCAAGGCGAAAGTTGTTTTAAAAAATCTCCATCCAGAAAGGGCAATAAAGAATAATTATCCCGAATTTGTTAATCTCAAGTTGAAAGGGCGGGGTTGGAAAATCCTGCCCTTTTATTTTTTATCCCAGCCAAATGTCTTAATTGATCTCTCAGGTGTTCAAAGAAATGTGAATTTGAATTTGCTTGGCGATCATCGCGTTAAAATTCCGCTTCCAGAAAATGTCAGTATACTTCGGATAGAACCTGAGACATTGAATTTTGAATTGGACAGAAAAGTTGAGAAAAAAGTCCCTGTCGTTTTTGTATATGAGATAAATAAAGAAAACACAGGTTTTGCGTATCCGCCAAGGGTTTTCCCAGATAGCGTTGTGATATCGGGCGCTGAATCTGTAATCTCAAAAATTGATGCAGTGTTCACAGATAAAGTTTTAATTGAGAAAACTGGGCAAGAAATTAGCGTGAGAGTTAAAATTTCAAATCCGAACGAAAAATTAATCAAGTTAAGTGATAACTTTGCCCAAGTTAAGTTTTTAGCAGAGCAAATAGTTGAGCGTGAGTTTATTGTCCCTGTTTATGTAATTGAGTCACCTTCAGATAAAGAAGTCATACTTTTCCCGCCGAATATAAAAGTTGTTGTGCGTGGGGTTCTTTCAAAACTTGTGCCAACAGAATTAAATAAAGATACAGTGGTAAAAGCTTATGTCAGCTATCGTGATGTCGTCAATGACAAAACAGGACTTATTAAACCTCAGATAATCTTGTCAGAGCATTTAAATCTTGTAAGTGTTAGCCCGGAGGGATTGGAATATATAATAAGGCAAAAGTGAATGCACTCGGAGTTAGCGACTTTGCAGTTAGTGAACTTGAGTTTTTAACAAAGTTTGCTTTTTGAATTAATAATAAAAATGGAGGTGCTAAAATGAAGATAACTTCAGTTTTTATAATCGCAATCTTGTTGGTGTTTGCTGCTAATTTTCCAACTGACTTCGTTAAGCCCAAATTAGTTGCCACATTTTCAATCGTTGCTTTTGATCCTGTTGCAAATGAGGTAGGGGTTGCTGTGCAATCAAAGTTTCCAAATGTTAGACCGATTGTCCCTTGGGCGAAAGCAAATGTCGGCGCGATTGCAACGCAAAGTTTTGCAAATGTTGGATATGGTCCAACCGGGCTTGCGCTTCTTGAGAACGGTGCAACTGCCGAACAGGCGCTTCAAATCCTTTTGCAAAATGATCCACAAAGAGAATTGAGACAAGTTGGAATAGTTGATTTTAAAGGTAATTCAGTAAGCTGGACTGGGAGTGAGTGCTTTGACTGGGCTGGAGGAATTGTGGGTTATGGATCTGAGAAAAAGTATGGTGGCAAAGGACAGATAATAGTTGGAAAGTATTACGCTGTTCAAGGAAATATACTTGTTGATCAGAGAACAGTTGAAGCTATGGCGAAAACATTTGAAGAAACGAAAGGAACACTTGCCGACCGACTTGTCGCTGCACTTGTTGCTGGTGGTAAAGCTGGAGGAGATAAACGAGGTGAGCAATCCGCCGCTTTGCTTGTTGTTAAAAAAGGAGCTGGCTATGATAGCACAATGGATAATTACATTGATATAAGCATCTACGATCATCCCAAACCGCTTGAGGAACTTCAGCGATTGTATAACCTTCATAAACTTTACTTTTTTAAAAGTGATCCAAAGAACCTTGTAAAGATAGATGAGAAAATTTGCAGGGAATTACAACAAATTATGAAAGATCGTGGATTTTATGATGGTCCAGTGAATGGGGTTTTTGATGAGAAAACGAGAAAATCTTTACAGAATTTCATGGGATGGGAAAATTATGATGTGAGAATGCGAAATGATGATTTAATTGATCTTGAAGTTTTGCAGGATATAAGGAAAAATTATGAAATTTGGAAGGCACAGGTTGGAAGGAAGAGGTGAAAATTTTGTTTTGAATTTGTGATTTTTTAAATTTTTAAAAAATTTGGTGCCCGGGTGGCGGAAATGGTAGACGCACAGGACTTAAAATCCTGTGTCCCGAAAGGGACGTACCGGTTCGAGTCCGGTCCCGGGCACAAATGCCCGATGTTTGGGTAAGGTCCTGCGCAACGGAATGTTGCCGAACCCCGCCAGGCCCGGAAGGGAGCAACGGTAGGCAATTAATTCCGTGTGACGCAGGGGTGCCTGCCCATCATCGGGTTTTGTTTTTTAAATTTACAACTATTGACTCTTCTTTAGGCCATTTCTCTATTGCTCTGTGGTCTTCGTAGGTGTGAATGTGGAATTTAACTTTTTGAACATCGCCCTCGGCACACAATGTCTTCCTGCTTATTGAGAATTCAAAGATCTCTTTAAATGCGTATTTTATCTCAAATATCTCTTGCTTATTTCGCGCCTTGATTTTCCTGACTGAAAAACCTTCGTGATTAAACTCAATCCTTATCTCACATGGTTCTATGAAATGAATTTCAATCTTGTGATTTTCTGTTAAGTCCCTTGATGTATCAACTCTGATGTAGAAGTTTGTTTCGTTGAATCCAAAATATATTCTCTTTACAAGCGTTGATGCTTGATGCATTGCTGTTCCTGTGTGCGCAACATCATAATAACCTGCGTTTTCCCATTCAAAATTGCGCGCCCTTGAACCATCAATCAACGGGTAAATAAATTTCTTCGGCTCAACGATAAAGAATTTAACAAATTTTCGTTTTATTGGATGGTATAGTTCAACTGGTGGTTCAGCTCCAAATAGTTCGTAAACCCTAATAAGATGTTTTCTAAACAGTTGGTCAAATTCATCTGCTTGTGCTGTGATATGTTCATCGCCGAACCACCAACACCAATCACTACCTTCGGCAATATAAATTTCTTCCCATGCTTTTTTTATTTTATCTTCGCTATGCTTGCCCTTTGCAATTTCTCGCACAAGGAAATCACGAGCTTGTTTAAGAAGATCCCAAGCCCTGTTATCTTCCTCATGACCGATCCAAATATTGAAATTTGCGTTTATCCACGAGCCAGGAAAAATTTTTTTCAAAGCAACTGAATTAGCGTTAGAAAGAAAATCATTTAATCTAACAGTTTCAATTCTCTCGTCATTTGAAATCAGCCAATAAAGAGTCCGCAAAAAATCTTTCCCATCGCTTTGATAGTATTCCCAACAGTTTTCTCCATCAAGGATTATGCTTACGATTGAATTTTTTAAAGCATTTTCTCCTTCGCTTTTTATAATATCTTCGCGAATCTTTAAAATTCTATTTACAAGATCATGTGCGGAGTCATCGGGGTTCCAACTTGAATATACAAATCCAATTAGATCTGAAAGAATCCTGTCCCTGAATACTATTTTAACCTCGCCAAAAGGTGTTTTGTAAGAGTAGGGTTTGTAAATTTTGATTCTATCTGTATTGTTGTTTCCCTGATTTTCAATTGCGAGCGATTTAATTAAAACTTCTTCATCTGATGCGATCCATTTGATTTTATTTTCAGCTACAAGATTTAAAACATCCTCGCTTATGCTCCCTTCGCTTGGCCACATCCCGTTTGGTTTTTCACCGAAAATTTCAGCATAAAGTTCAATTCCCTTTTTTATTTGAGCATCTGCATCTTCCGGATGAATAAACTTTTTAGCAGGTAATTTTATGTCTGGGGAGGAAACTTTTGCAATAGAAGTGTCACACAAGAGTGGGAGAATCGGATGATAAAAAGGACTTATGCTTACTTCAATTTGACTTCGTTGTTGTGCTTCTAAATATTTAGGAATTATCCTTGACAAAATTTCATAATGTCCCTGAATTAAAATGTGTTTTTCTTGCTCGGTGAAATCTTTACCTTTTTCAAAAAAATTTTTAAATGGTTCATCATATTTGCTATATTCGCCAACCCAGACAAGGTTATACCACACTTGAAGATCAAGCCAATCTTGTTCGCTGAAATTTGAGCAAACTTCATCAAATTTTTCGGCAGTGTAGGAAAATCCACCTCGTTTGTTGAAAAGTTCAAGGTATCTTGGATATGGTTTGATCATTCTATCAAAATTTGCTATGAAGAAGTTTTTCAAAATTTCAAACTTGTCATCTTCGCTTAGATCTTGAGGTTTTTTCTTTGATAGCTTAAGGATTTTGTCCTCTGCTTTATTATTGACATAATCCAAGATTTGAATGATAAGTGATGGGGCGAGGTTGAAATTTTGTTTGATTTTGGGGTAGTCGTCAAGTATTCTAACCATATCCCAG from the Candidatus Kryptonium sp. genome contains:
- the rpsU gene encoding 30S ribosomal protein S21, which translates into the protein MVGIIVQEGESLDKALKRFKKKYEQAGILREYKRRTFYTPPSVKKKMKRAKAIRRNQRIMMEQM
- the efp gene encoding elongation factor P; translated protein: MVIATELREGMAIRIEGTIYKVIEAKVHAGSGQMQGFVSARLLNLSTGHYTERRFRTDEKIEDVELIRKPMEYIYNDGDLYYFMDPQTYEQVGVPKESLGNFAKFLKEGTKVDVEFLGEQPVSVRSPKTVDLKVILTGSGVKEAQDNTMKSATLENGMEILVPQFIKEGEIVRVDVETMKYVERVTQKKV
- a CDS encoding glycoside hydrolase family 57 protein → MEPIRVAFLWHMHQPYYKEDGEYLLPWVRFHGVKDYWDMVRILDDYPKIKQNFNLAPSLIIQILDYVNNKAEDKILKLSKKKPQDLSEDDKFEILKNFFIANFDRMIKPYPRYLELFNKRGGFSYTAEKFDEVCSNFSEQDWLDLQVWYNLVWVGEYSKYDEPFKNFFEKGKDFTEQEKHILIQGHYEILSRIIPKYLEAQQRSQIEVSISPFYHPILPLLCDTSIAKVSSPDIKLPAKKFIHPEDADAQIKKGIELYAEIFGEKPNGMWPSEGSISEDVLNLVAENKIKWIASDEEVLIKSLAIENQGNNNTDRIKIYKPYSYKTPFGEVKIVFRDRILSDLIGFVYSSWNPDDSAHDLVNRILKIREDIIKSEGENALKNSIVSIILDGENCWEYYQSDGKDFLRTLYWLISNDERIETVRLNDFLSNANSVALKKIFPGSWINANFNIWIGHEEDNRAWDLLKQARDFLVREIAKGKHSEDKIKKAWEEIYIAEGSDWCWWFGDEHITAQADEFDQLFRKHLIRVYELFGAEPPVELYHPIKRKFVKFFIVEPKKFIYPLIDGSRARNFEWENAGYYDVAHTGTAMHQASTLVKRIYFGFNETNFYIRVDTSRDLTENHKIEIHFIEPCEIRIEFNHEGFSVRKIKARNKQEIFEIKYAFKEIFEFSISRKTLCAEGDVQKVKFHIHTYEDHRAIEKWPKEESIVVNLKNKTR
- a CDS encoding DUF1028 domain-containing protein, which translates into the protein MKITSVFIIAILLVFAANFPTDFVKPKLVATFSIVAFDPVANEVGVAVQSKFPNVRPIVPWAKANVGAIATQSFANVGYGPTGLALLENGATAEQALQILLQNDPQRELRQVGIVDFKGNSVSWTGSECFDWAGGIVGYGSEKKYGGKGQIIVGKYYAVQGNILVDQRTVEAMAKTFEETKGTLADRLVAALVAGGKAGGDKRGEQSAALLVVKKGAGYDSTMDNYIDISIYDHPKPLEELQRLYNLHKLYFFKSDPKNLVKIDEKICRELQQIMKDRGFYDGPVNGVFDEKTRKSLQNFMGWENYDVRMRNDDLIDLEVLQDIRKNYEIWKAQVGRKR
- the aroC gene encoding chorismate synthase codes for the protein MRILTAGESHGQALIGIVEGIPAGLEINADYINFHLKRRQMGYGRGGRMRIENDKVEIISGVRYGKTIGSPIALMIKNRDWENWKEKMSIEKASDDVEKITIPRPGHADFAGYFKYGFDDIRNVIERASARETAIRVACCSIARKLLEELGIFIGSHVIQIGYAGFDDRNKLEKRVLKIIRKSKGAFELSLLADKSEVRCIDKVVGEKMVNVIREAMKNGDTVGGIFEVFITGLPVGLGSYVQWDRKIDGLLAQAIMSIQAVKGVEIGPAFENATKFGSEVHDEIFVKDGVIYRKTNRAGGIEGGMTNGQPIVLRVAMKPISTVIKGLMSVDLKSLKQTKSRYERSDFCAVPSASVIAESVVAPIIANAVLEKFGGDSIRELKKNYKNAVFIVW
- a CDS encoding BMC domain-containing protein, with amino-acid sequence MAETLDALGMIETKGLVGAIEAADAMCKAAKVTLIGKEVIGGGYVTVMVRGDVGAVKAAVDAGAAAAQRVGELVSVHVIPRPHADVELILPKRPEGK